Proteins encoded together in one Streptomyces sp. NBC_01363 window:
- a CDS encoding sensor histidine kinase — MHTTARLRRLLLFPFQGAGRPVSFLVTGVLVQLGVLFVVSLMWLLFVPVLDPAGQLPVAVFVAFTAIVLAGPLLTEVQRGRFRTRLDVAIPSPYAGQRPRLPEWLRSRAGHRQLRYHLLDGPLLALAGSFTLLAWVVAVTATSIYLWIWLVPLDWRVDHPGYYTWAAYVTAAGLALLHIARLSTDALSRLDTRTATVLLGPSREEQLARRVEDLTESRTGLVDAVDAERRRIERDLHDGAQQRLVSLAVNLGLAKATLQDLPEDARQVIDEAHREAKDAIEELSGLVRGLHPAVLEDRGLDAALSGIAARAPIPVRVKVDVPSRPSPTIEAVAYFVVSEALTNVVKHAEASRAEVTVERFGKTLLVVISDDGVGGAEPTGGTGLAGLAKRIASVDGTLSVDSPVGGPTVITVELPCVP; from the coding sequence ATGCACACAACCGCCCGCCTGCGGCGCCTACTTCTGTTCCCGTTCCAGGGAGCCGGACGACCGGTCTCGTTCCTCGTCACGGGCGTCCTCGTCCAGCTCGGCGTCCTCTTCGTCGTGTCCCTGATGTGGCTGCTCTTCGTCCCGGTCCTCGACCCGGCGGGCCAACTGCCCGTCGCGGTGTTCGTCGCGTTCACGGCCATCGTGCTCGCCGGGCCGCTGCTGACCGAGGTGCAGCGCGGCCGCTTCCGCACCCGGCTCGACGTGGCCATCCCCTCGCCTTACGCGGGACAGCGGCCCCGGCTGCCGGAGTGGCTGCGATCCCGGGCGGGGCACCGGCAGCTCAGGTACCACCTGCTGGACGGGCCGCTGCTCGCTCTCGCGGGGTCTTTCACCCTCCTGGCATGGGTCGTGGCCGTCACCGCCACCTCGATCTACCTGTGGATCTGGCTGGTGCCGCTGGACTGGCGCGTCGACCATCCCGGCTACTACACCTGGGCGGCGTACGTCACCGCGGCGGGGCTCGCCCTGCTCCACATCGCGCGGTTGTCGACCGACGCCCTCTCCCGGCTCGACACCCGCACCGCCACCGTCCTGCTCGGGCCCAGCCGCGAGGAGCAGTTGGCCCGCCGGGTCGAGGACCTGACCGAGAGCCGGACCGGCCTGGTGGACGCGGTCGACGCCGAACGGCGGCGGATCGAACGGGACCTGCATGACGGCGCTCAGCAGCGGCTGGTCTCCCTGGCGGTCAACCTCGGCCTGGCCAAGGCCACGCTCCAGGACCTGCCCGAGGACGCCCGCCAGGTGATCGATGAGGCGCACCGGGAGGCGAAGGACGCGATAGAGGAGCTGAGCGGCCTGGTGCGCGGACTGCACCCGGCCGTTCTGGAGGACCGCGGCCTGGACGCCGCGCTGTCCGGCATCGCCGCCCGAGCACCCATCCCGGTACGGGTGAAGGTGGACGTGCCGTCACGTCCGTCTCCCACGATCGAGGCGGTCGCCTACTTCGTCGTCTCCGAAGCGCTGACGAACGTGGTGAAACACGCCGAGGCCTCCAGGGCCGAGGTCACCGTGGAGCGCTTCGGAAAGACGCTGCTGGTCGTCATCAGCGACGACGGCGTGGGCGGCGCGGAACCCACCGGTGGTACCGGGCTGGCAGG
- a CDS encoding DUF6225 family protein yields the protein MTDVFDHAPQVWNAAQLREALKYLPDDTPIHIGVAEDPGDFGGYRESVLVDAHHVENWWPATGTTPERAEKEKALTLFADWTPGEYDLLD from the coding sequence ATGACCGACGTCTTTGACCACGCCCCGCAGGTATGGAACGCCGCGCAACTCCGCGAAGCACTCAAGTATCTGCCCGACGACACCCCCATTCACATCGGTGTTGCCGAAGACCCAGGCGACTTCGGCGGGTACCGCGAATCCGTCCTTGTGGACGCCCACCATGTGGAGAACTGGTGGCCGGCCACTGGCACCACGCCCGAACGGGCCGAGAAGGAGAAGGCGCTCACTCTCTTTGCCGACTGGACGCCCGGAGAGTACGACCTGCTCGATTGA
- a CDS encoding transposase gives MSKKSNTSKRYTAEFKKDAVDLVRSSGRTVTEVARGRCHVVGCVSA, from the coding sequence GTGAGTAAGAAGAGCAACACGAGCAAGCGGTACACGGCGGAGTTCAAGAAGGACGCCGTCGATCTCGTCCGTTCCTCCGGGCGGACGGTGACGGAGGTCGCGCGAGGGCGCTGTCACGTTGTTGGGTGTGTGAGTGCCTGA
- a CDS encoding IS6 family transposase translates to MDSASPSYKGHRYPVEVIAHWVWLYFRFPLSFREVEELMLERGVVVSHETVRHWCAKFGQAYANGLRRRRPRPGDKWHLDEVFVKINGEQKYLWRAVDADGNVLDILVQSRRDKAAARRFFRKLLKRTCSVPRVIVTDKLRSYGAAHREVMPSVEHRAHKGLNNRAENSHQPTRQRERAMKGFRSVGGAQQFLSAFSGISPHFRPRRHLMTAPEYRTEMTTRFAIWDQITGVADLPAAA, encoded by the coding sequence GTGGACAGCGCATCGCCGTCGTACAAGGGGCACCGGTACCCGGTCGAGGTCATTGCCCACTGGGTGTGGCTGTACTTCCGTTTCCCGCTGTCGTTCCGCGAGGTCGAGGAGCTGATGCTCGAGCGCGGCGTGGTCGTCTCCCACGAGACGGTCCGCCACTGGTGTGCGAAGTTCGGGCAGGCCTACGCCAACGGCCTGCGCCGGAGGCGGCCCCGGCCCGGCGACAAGTGGCACCTGGACGAGGTCTTCGTGAAGATCAACGGAGAGCAGAAGTACCTGTGGCGGGCCGTTGACGCCGACGGCAACGTGCTCGACATCCTGGTCCAGTCCCGCCGGGACAAGGCCGCGGCCCGGCGCTTCTTCCGCAAACTGCTCAAGAGAACCTGCTCGGTGCCGAGGGTGATCGTCACCGACAAGCTCCGCTCCTACGGCGCGGCCCACCGCGAGGTCATGCCCTCCGTAGAACACCGCGCCCACAAGGGCCTCAACAACCGGGCCGAGAACAGCCACCAGCCCACCCGCCAGCGCGAACGCGCCATGAAAGGCTTCCGTAGCGTCGGCGGAGCCCAGCAGTTCCTGTCCGCGTTCAGCGGCATCTCACCCCACTTCCGACCACGCCGCCACCTGATGACCGCCCCCGAATACCGCACCGAGATGACCACCCGCTTCGCCATCTGGGACCAGATCACCGGCGTCGCCGACCTGCCCGCCGCGGCCTGA
- a CDS encoding cytochrome P450 has protein sequence MITVDGMEHRRLRAPLARTLTPTRVEALRGRVSAIVEEQLDRLAEASAASDAGIVDYRTLFAFQVPMKVIGALLGIPEGWHETLRVLFEDFFSEAVTAERKSAAVRGIRELITELITRRRMEAGDDLVSGLLAACVDEPYSDEELIGTLLVVIGAGHETTVHVLVNGLRALLAHPEQLRRATGDPALWAGAVEEILRYDAPLASFFARYATQTVRIGDADVRRGDPLLVNYLAMGRDPERYGPEASTFDITRRPQGGHTSFGHGPHVCIGAPLARLEATTALPALFERFPGIRIAVPDAALQHFPSLMLNGRLDVPVLLGTRS, from the coding sequence ATGATCACCGTGGACGGCATGGAGCATCGCCGACTGAGGGCCCCGCTCGCCCGGACACTCACGCCGACACGAGTGGAGGCTCTGCGTGGTCGGGTGAGCGCCATCGTCGAGGAGCAACTGGACCGACTTGCCGAGGCATCCGCGGCCAGCGACGCAGGGATCGTAGACTACCGCACCCTTTTCGCGTTCCAGGTTCCGATGAAGGTCATTGGCGCATTATTGGGGATCCCAGAGGGCTGGCATGAGACGTTGCGCGTGCTGTTCGAGGACTTCTTCAGTGAAGCCGTGACCGCCGAGCGGAAGAGTGCCGCTGTCCGGGGAATCCGTGAGCTCATCACCGAGTTGATTACTCGTCGCCGGATGGAGGCCGGGGATGATCTCGTCAGCGGCTTGCTGGCCGCTTGCGTCGACGAGCCCTACTCCGACGAGGAGTTGATCGGCACCCTCCTGGTGGTGATCGGGGCGGGCCACGAAACCACCGTGCACGTCTTGGTCAATGGTCTTCGTGCGCTGCTCGCCCACCCCGAGCAGCTGCGCCGTGCGACGGGAGACCCGGCACTGTGGGCCGGTGCTGTCGAGGAAATCCTGCGCTACGACGCTCCCCTCGCCTCTTTCTTCGCTCGCTACGCCACGCAGACTGTGCGGATCGGCGACGCGGATGTGCGGCGCGGAGACCCTCTGCTGGTCAACTATCTGGCCATGGGCCGCGACCCTGAACGCTACGGTCCTGAGGCGTCCACCTTCGACATCACCCGACGCCCGCAAGGCGGACACACCAGCTTCGGTCACGGACCTCATGTGTGCATCGGTGCGCCGCTGGCCCGGCTCGAAGCCACCACAGCGCTGCCTGCACTGTTCGAACGATTCCCGGGCATCCGTATCGCCGTACCCGACGCCGCCCTCCAGCACTTCCCCTCCCTCATGCTCAATGGCCGGCTCGACGTTCCTGTACTGCTGGGCACTCGGTCGTAG
- a CDS encoding IS5 family transposase produces the protein MTDAEWAVVRPLLPVPAWLRGRGGQPEAYCHRAILDAIRYLVDNGIKWRAMPADFPPWDRAYAFFRRWRDHALVKEFHDRLRARIREREGRDAEPTAGVIDSQSVKADAVVGADSRGYDGGKQINGRKRHVVVDTLGLLLGVMVTAADTGDRAAARVLLRQVADAHHRLALVWADGGYTGSLVEYCLTALALVLAIVKRSNDMRGFVVLPRRWIVERLFAHLMRTRRLARDYERRTTSAEAMVYWSMTLLMTRRLARPRPARA, from the coding sequence ATGACGGACGCGGAGTGGGCCGTGGTCCGGCCGCTACTGCCGGTGCCGGCCTGGCTGCGCGGCCGGGGAGGGCAGCCGGAGGCGTATTGCCATCGGGCGATACTCGATGCGATCCGCTACCTGGTCGACAACGGAATCAAGTGGCGGGCGATGCCCGCCGATTTCCCTCCGTGGGACCGGGCTTATGCGTTCTTCCGCCGCTGGCGCGACCACGCCCTGGTCAAGGAGTTCCACGACCGGTTGCGCGCACGGATCCGCGAGAGGGAGGGGCGGGACGCGGAGCCGACGGCCGGCGTGATCGACTCGCAGTCCGTCAAGGCGGACGCCGTCGTCGGCGCCGACAGCCGCGGCTACGACGGTGGCAAGCAGATCAACGGGCGCAAGCGGCATGTCGTGGTCGACACGCTCGGTCTGCTGCTGGGGGTGATGGTCACCGCCGCGGACACCGGCGACCGCGCCGCCGCCCGGGTCCTGCTGCGACAAGTCGCCGACGCGCACCACCGCCTCGCCTTGGTCTGGGCCGACGGCGGCTACACCGGCAGCCTCGTCGAGTACTGCCTCACCGCTCTCGCGCTGGTCCTGGCGATCGTCAAGCGCAGCAACGACATGCGTGGTTTCGTGGTGCTGCCCAGGCGGTGGATCGTCGAGCGCCTCTTCGCCCACCTGATGCGCACCCGCCGCCTGGCACGCGACTACGAACGCCGCACCACCAGCGCCGAGGCGATGGTCTACTGGTCGATGACCCTGCTCATGACCCGCCGCCTGGCCCGGCCACGTCCTGCGCGAGCATGA
- a CDS encoding IS6 family transposase: MDSASPSYKGHRYPVEVIAHWVWLYFRFPLSFREVEELMLERGVVVSHETVCCWCAKFGQAYANGLRRRRPRPGDKWHLDEVFVKINGEQKYLWRAVDADGNVLDILVQSRRDKAAARRFFRKLLKRTCSVPRVIVTDKLRSYGAAHREVMPSVEHRAHKGLNNRAENSHQPTRQRERAMKGFRSVGGAQQFLSAFSGISPHFRPRRHLMTAPEYRTEMTTRFAIWDQVTGVADLPAAA, encoded by the coding sequence GTGGACAGCGCATCGCCGTCGTACAAGGGGCACCGGTACCCGGTCGAGGTCATTGCCCACTGGGTGTGGCTGTACTTCCGTTTCCCGCTGTCGTTCCGCGAGGTCGAGGAGCTGATGCTCGAGCGCGGCGTGGTCGTCTCCCACGAGACGGTCTGCTGCTGGTGTGCGAAGTTCGGGCAGGCCTACGCCAACGGCCTGCGCCGGAGGCGGCCCCGGCCCGGCGACAAGTGGCACCTGGACGAGGTCTTCGTGAAGATCAACGGAGAGCAGAAGTACCTGTGGCGGGCCGTTGACGCCGACGGCAACGTGCTCGACATCCTGGTCCAGTCCCGCCGGGACAAGGCCGCGGCCCGGCGCTTCTTCCGCAAACTGCTCAAGAGAACCTGCTCGGTGCCGAGGGTGATCGTCACCGACAAGCTCCGCTCCTACGGCGCGGCCCACCGCGAGGTCATGCCCTCCGTAGAACACCGCGCCCACAAGGGCCTCAACAACCGGGCCGAGAACAGCCACCAGCCCACCCGCCAGCGCGAACGCGCCATGAAAGGCTTCCGTAGCGTCGGCGGAGCCCAGCAGTTCCTGTCCGCGTTCAGCGGCATCTCACCCCACTTCCGACCACGCCGCCACCTGATGACCGCCCCCGAATACCGCACCGAGATGACCACCCGCTTCGCCATCTGGGACCAGGTCACCGGCGTCGCCGACCTGCCCGCCGCGGCCTGA
- a CDS encoding class I SAM-dependent methyltransferase: protein MSHTVLAKPAVRWALAAGAVAAGALWFGDKAPYPYAQHKLLDLPLPYLTANRLDAVLRPRPGERVLEVGPGTGLQSLHVAPQLGPDGRLDVLDIQPEMLDHVMRRAERHGVANITPTRGDARELPSPDRTFDAMYLVTALGEVPEPERLLAEAVRVLTPGGRLVVGEFFDRHWIPFGTLHRLADDSGLHLAAHRGSTLAYLARFRPCAAAA from the coding sequence ATGTCCCACACCGTCCTGGCCAAGCCCGCCGTCCGCTGGGCGCTCGCCGCCGGTGCCGTCGCCGCCGGCGCCCTGTGGTTCGGCGACAAGGCCCCTTACCCGTACGCCCAACACAAGCTGCTGGACCTGCCGTTGCCGTATCTGACCGCGAACCGCCTGGACGCCGTGCTGCGGCCCAGGCCAGGTGAGCGGGTGCTGGAAGTCGGTCCCGGCACCGGCCTGCAGTCGCTGCACGTCGCTCCCCAACTCGGCCCGGACGGAAGGCTGGACGTCCTGGACATCCAGCCGGAGATGCTCGACCACGTGATGCGCCGCGCGGAACGGCACGGCGTCGCCAACATCACGCCCACCCGAGGTGACGCTCGTGAACTCCCCTCCCCTGACCGCACGTTCGACGCCATGTACCTGGTGACCGCACTGGGCGAGGTACCGGAGCCGGAGCGCCTGCTGGCCGAGGCGGTCCGGGTGCTCACCCCCGGCGGCCGACTGGTGGTCGGCGAGTTCTTCGACCGCCACTGGATCCCCTTCGGCACCTTGCACCGCCTCGCCGACGACTCCGGCCTCCACCTGGCCGCACACCGTGGCTCCACCCTCGCCTACCTAGCCCGCTTCCGCCCCTGCGCCGCGGCAGCGTAG
- a CDS encoding DUF899 family protein: MTDQENRTADRASALPAVADRATFQAELDKLRVREKAHTREGDAIAAARRRLPMVEVAADLELTGPDGPVTLLEAFEGRGQLIAYYFMWHHGHPAAEQCEGCTWVTTQVAELSYLHSRDITYAVFCQGPYEASRRYCDFMGWDVPWYSAVPSQDVLLVGRHVGMMHLVCYLRDGDRIFETYWTTLRGVEAMDYSYALMDLTVYGRQELWEDSPSGWPRVQGTPADHVRLRSNGRPIPQWSRLEGGRSDDLTSRP, from the coding sequence ATGACTGATCAGGAGAACAGGACGGCCGACCGCGCGTCGGCGTTGCCGGCGGTGGCCGACCGGGCCACCTTCCAGGCAGAACTGGACAAGCTGCGGGTGCGGGAGAAGGCGCACACCCGGGAAGGTGACGCGATCGCTGCGGCCCGACGGCGCCTGCCCATGGTCGAGGTGGCCGCCGATCTCGAGCTGACGGGGCCCGACGGGCCGGTCACTCTGCTCGAAGCGTTCGAAGGGCGCGGCCAGCTCATCGCCTACTACTTCATGTGGCACCACGGCCACCCCGCGGCCGAGCAGTGCGAAGGCTGCACGTGGGTCACCACCCAGGTTGCGGAGCTGTCCTACCTTCACTCGCGCGACATCACCTACGCGGTCTTCTGCCAGGGCCCCTACGAGGCAAGCCGCCGCTACTGCGACTTCATGGGCTGGGACGTGCCGTGGTACTCGGCAGTCCCCTCCCAGGACGTGCTCCTGGTCGGACGCCATGTCGGCATGATGCACCTCGTGTGCTACCTACGGGACGGCGACCGCATCTTCGAGACCTACTGGACGACCCTGCGCGGCGTAGAGGCCATGGACTACAGCTATGCACTCATGGACCTCACCGTGTACGGACGTCAGGAGCTGTGGGAAGACTCGCCCTCCGGCTGGCCCCGCGTTCAGGGCACGCCCGCCGATCACGTCCGACTGCGGAGCAACGGACGCCCCATCCCTCAGTGGTCACGACTCGAGGGTGGCCGTTCCGACGACCTCACATCGAGGCCCTGA
- a CDS encoding GNAT family N-acetyltransferase: MTGVPLRVEILRAGEEHVEQIARLAESRSLNGPDGTRGLVEGGFLVSAYAEADYRARLEAAEHFYVAVKGGQVLAFLLAYSSDRVEPDEWLNRRIKTALGSFLVIKQICVAREAARTGIASMLYYHILDQWDESPVIAAVVNDPPNDASAHFHHKLGFQELTRLIPPDGLPRVVWVWRKPREAMLHAQYQIAVDLYKHEDNLNWQKLNNFFYITAGLAAATAFFLGKEGAGGTLGKGLAIIIAIIGIGVSLGFSLMLRFGRQYLLARKEAVIELEEYMAWHGGERIVNRRTDDPGSAYLKVSPTGAIMMLLPVLVAVCWLAVFGVLIAD, encoded by the coding sequence ATGACCGGGGTACCACTGCGGGTGGAGATCTTACGGGCGGGCGAGGAACACGTGGAGCAGATCGCCCGGCTCGCCGAGTCACGGAGTCTGAACGGGCCGGACGGCACCCGGGGGCTGGTGGAGGGCGGCTTTCTGGTCTCGGCGTACGCCGAGGCCGACTACCGCGCCCGGCTGGAGGCTGCCGAGCACTTCTATGTCGCGGTCAAGGGCGGGCAAGTGTTGGCGTTCCTGCTGGCCTACAGCTCCGACCGTGTCGAGCCGGACGAATGGCTGAACCGCCGGATCAAGACGGCGCTCGGCAGCTTCCTGGTGATCAAGCAGATCTGTGTGGCCCGGGAAGCGGCGCGGACCGGGATCGCCTCGATGCTCTATTACCACATCCTCGACCAGTGGGACGAGAGCCCCGTGATCGCCGCCGTGGTCAACGATCCCCCCAACGATGCGTCCGCGCACTTCCACCACAAGCTCGGCTTCCAGGAGCTGACCCGACTGATCCCGCCGGACGGGCTGCCCCGGGTGGTGTGGGTGTGGCGCAAACCGCGCGAGGCGATGCTGCACGCCCAATATCAGATCGCGGTGGACCTCTACAAGCACGAGGACAACCTCAACTGGCAGAAGCTGAACAACTTCTTCTACATTACGGCGGGCCTCGCAGCCGCCACCGCCTTCTTCCTCGGCAAGGAGGGCGCGGGCGGCACCCTGGGCAAGGGGCTCGCGATAATCATCGCGATCATCGGCATCGGGGTATCGCTGGGCTTCTCACTGATGCTGCGCTTCGGCCGCCAGTACCTTCTGGCGCGCAAGGAGGCGGTGATCGAGCTCGAGGAGTACATGGCCTGGCACGGCGGCGAGCGGATAGTGAACCGCCGCACCGACGACCCCGGCTCCGCCTACCTGAAGGTCTCCCCGACCGGTGCGATCATGATGCTCCTGCCCGTACTGGTCGCGGTCTGCTGGCTCGCAGTGTTCGGGGTACTGATCGCCGATTGA
- the ltrA gene encoding group II intron reverse transcriptase/maturase, which yields MSAVSASSIRREESAAGPGRRPLDKVRALQRALYHCAKQEPERRFHALYGHVHRMDVLRRAWAGVCANRGAPGVDGMTVDAVETSGVDAFLQDLSRKLRMYTYRPSVLRRVQIPKPGRPGEFRPLSIPTVADRVVMTAAKLVLEPVFEAQFTEASYGFRPKRSAIDACEAVRVAANQRREWVFEADIRDCFGTIGHEALMAQVARRVVDRPMLKLIRAWLRMGVLEGGVTSPTGAGTPQGSPISPLLANVALHVLDEAWQREGRRLGTLVRYCDDFVVLSPTEQRAEQARELAARVLERLGMRLHPEKTGIVCLTRGGQGFDFLGFHHRKRESWKWRGRYYLQRWPSARAMWVLRDKVRAATARSKTERPVSAVVTDLNPVLRGWAAYFRNGNSGRKFNVVDGYVHERLAISPARNTDSRAGIGPPDLLMGGSPGSASTVLPETYAGRQRMPVGERCRKAVCGRTACTV from the coding sequence ATGAGTGCCGTTTCGGCTAGTTCCATCCGCCGGGAGGAAAGCGCCGCGGGACCGGGCCGCCGTCCTCTGGACAAGGTCCGAGCCCTGCAACGGGCGCTGTACCACTGTGCCAAGCAAGAGCCCGAACGCCGGTTTCACGCCCTGTATGGCCATGTCCACCGCATGGACGTTCTTCGGCGGGCATGGGCCGGTGTGTGCGCAAACCGAGGCGCCCCTGGCGTGGACGGTATGACCGTCGACGCGGTGGAAACCTCGGGGGTGGATGCATTCCTCCAGGACCTTTCGCGGAAACTGCGGATGTATACGTATCGTCCGTCAGTGTTGCGGCGGGTCCAGATTCCCAAACCGGGGCGGCCTGGGGAGTTCCGGCCGCTTTCGATCCCCACCGTGGCGGACCGTGTGGTGATGACGGCTGCGAAACTGGTCCTTGAACCAGTATTCGAGGCTCAGTTCACCGAGGCGAGCTACGGATTCCGGCCGAAGCGGTCCGCGATCGACGCCTGCGAGGCAGTGCGTGTCGCGGCGAACCAGCGGCGGGAGTGGGTGTTCGAGGCCGACATCCGGGACTGCTTCGGCACGATCGGTCATGAGGCGCTGATGGCCCAGGTGGCCCGGCGTGTGGTGGACCGGCCGATGCTGAAGCTGATCCGGGCCTGGCTGAGGATGGGAGTTCTGGAGGGCGGGGTGACGTCCCCGACCGGGGCGGGAACCCCGCAGGGATCACCGATTTCCCCGTTGCTGGCGAATGTCGCGCTGCACGTTCTCGATGAGGCGTGGCAGCGCGAGGGCCGCCGGCTGGGGACGCTGGTGAGGTACTGCGATGATTTCGTGGTCCTGTCGCCGACCGAACAACGGGCGGAACAGGCCCGTGAGTTAGCGGCACGAGTGCTGGAAAGACTCGGTATGCGGTTGCACCCCGAGAAGACCGGCATCGTCTGCCTCACCCGAGGCGGGCAAGGATTCGATTTCCTCGGCTTCCACCACCGGAAGAGGGAATCGTGGAAATGGCGGGGCAGGTACTACTTGCAACGCTGGCCTTCAGCCAGAGCGATGTGGGTACTGCGTGACAAGGTCCGCGCGGCGACCGCTCGCTCGAAAACTGAGCGGCCGGTATCCGCCGTAGTAACCGATCTCAACCCCGTACTGCGGGGATGGGCTGCGTACTTCCGCAACGGAAACTCCGGAAGGAAGTTCAACGTGGTCGACGGTTACGTCCACGAGCGGCTGGCGATCTCGCCAGCACGAAACACAGACTCGCGGGCAGGAATTGGGCCACCCGATTTACTTATGGGTGGATCACCCGGCTCGGCGTCTACCGTCTTACCGGAAACGTACGCAGGGCGACAGCGCATGCCAGTCGGTGAACGATGTCGGAAAGCCGTGTGCGGGAGAACTGCATGCACGGTTTGA